The following are from one region of the Simiduia agarivorans SA1 = DSM 21679 genome:
- a CDS encoding response regulator yields MPARILVVDDASFIRDMVKKHLRTLLPGVTLFEAVDGQRAVALLKKQTVDIILSDWEMPGMSGEELLTWVRGQENYQKTPFVMVTSRGDREFVVKAVQSGVSDYLVKPFSADELMTKVSKQLKRLGINPKKAAAAGGQGVAFGSIEALTGSTAPAAKSAPVASPLTGKPKPVKKAPPRKAQKGVAQLRTASLSCDCLIREMSLQALNGVIQRTESLPVLFEAAVLDIADAEGNPVARVNGYVASLQGAEPHVDTRLIKITIRFVDDDPAKFEQLSKYIARL; encoded by the coding sequence ATGCCTGCGCGAATCCTGGTGGTGGATGACGCCAGCTTTATCCGCGATATGGTGAAAAAGCACCTGCGTACCCTTTTACCCGGCGTCACCTTGTTTGAAGCGGTCGATGGGCAGCGCGCCGTTGCCTTGCTGAAAAAGCAAACGGTGGACATTATTTTGTCGGATTGGGAAATGCCGGGCATGTCGGGCGAAGAACTGCTCACCTGGGTCCGGGGCCAGGAAAACTATCAGAAAACCCCGTTTGTTATGGTCACCAGCCGTGGCGATCGCGAATTCGTGGTGAAGGCGGTTCAGTCCGGGGTGAGCGATTATCTGGTTAAGCCCTTTTCCGCAGACGAGTTGATGACCAAGGTGAGTAAGCAACTCAAACGCCTTGGCATCAATCCGAAAAAAGCAGCTGCGGCAGGTGGTCAGGGTGTTGCATTTGGCTCGATTGAGGCCCTCACCGGGTCGACCGCCCCTGCCGCCAAATCCGCCCCTGTGGCGTCCCCCCTGACCGGTAAACCCAAGCCGGTTAAAAAGGCCCCGCCCCGCAAAGCCCAGAAAGGTGTGGCGCAGTTGCGCACCGCAAGCCTGAGCTGCGATTGCCTGATTCGCGAAATGAGCCTGCAGGCGTTGAATGGTGTCATTCAACGCACCGAATCCTTGCCGGTGCTGTTTGAGGCGGCCGTACTGGATATTGCCGATGCCGAAGGTAACCCGGTAGCCCGCGTCAATGGCTATGTCGCCAGCCTGCAGGGTGCCGAACCGCACGTGGATACCCGCCTGATTAAAATTACCATTCGCTTTGTGGATGATGATCCTGCTAAATTTGAGCAGCTATCCAAATACATTGCGCGACTGTGA
- a CDS encoding DUF938 domain-containing protein produces MDSADLKPFSQACQNNRDPILHHLSRLFAHSQRVLEVGSGTGQHAVHFAKALPHLQWHTSDLEEHHEGIRQWLAEYPLPNLHPPLLLNVDDTWPVLNGVDAVFSANTAHIMAWPSVQNLFAGIGRLLPEGGCFVLYGPMNYGGQYTSESNERFDVWLKAQDPARGIRDFEKLQALAQQAGLTPEEDNPMPANNRLLVWRK; encoded by the coding sequence ATGGATTCCGCAGATTTGAAGCCCTTTTCCCAGGCTTGCCAGAACAACCGCGACCCCATATTGCACCACCTGTCGCGCCTGTTTGCCCACAGCCAACGGGTGTTGGAGGTGGGCAGTGGTACCGGCCAGCACGCCGTGCATTTCGCCAAAGCACTGCCCCATTTGCAGTGGCATACCAGCGATCTGGAAGAGCATCACGAGGGTATACGACAATGGTTGGCGGAATACCCTTTGCCCAACTTGCATCCCCCGCTGTTGTTGAACGTCGATGATACCTGGCCGGTACTGAACGGCGTGGACGCGGTGTTCAGCGCTAATACGGCCCACATCATGGCCTGGCCTTCGGTGCAAAACCTGTTTGCCGGCATCGGGCGGCTGCTGCCAGAGGGTGGGTGCTTTGTGTTGTACGGTCCGATGAATTACGGCGGGCAGTACACCAGTGAAAGCAATGAACGGTTTGATGTGTGGCTGAAAGCCCAGGACCCGGCGCGCGGTATCCGCGATTTTGAAAAACTGCAGGCGCTGGCCCAGCAGGCCGGCCTGACGCCAGAAGAAGACAACCCCATGCCCGCCAATAACCGGCTCCTGGTCTGGCGCAAATAA
- a CDS encoding GNAT family N-acetyltransferase, producing MHCQFLTSIHDIPEAEWQTLLGSDYPFLQYAFLSALETSGCVGEGTGWHPHYLWVTEAQVPVAAAPLFIKTDSWGEYVFDWAWADAFRRAGRAYYPKWVCAIPFTPASGPRLLGTLTAGHWPALQQQLEQQAHNNAISSLHWLLSGPDESAQLAPRWRQRQGTQFHWFNHGFKDFAGFLATFNARKRKSLLRERRKVAEAGITLTRKTGADITAADWEHFYACYRHTYAKRSGHAGYLNRAFFQTLSQSLAHQVMLVQAEREGQLIASALNFFDAHTLYGRYWGCLEEWDCLHFEACYYQGIEFAIEQKLTRFDPGAQGEHKIQRGFTPVPVVSNHWIKDADARAAIDQFIETERRHNEAYLKAAADLLPFRQ from the coding sequence ATGCACTGCCAATTCCTGACATCTATTCACGACATTCCCGAGGCCGAGTGGCAGACGCTGCTGGGCTCGGATTACCCCTTTCTCCAATACGCGTTCCTGAGTGCGCTGGAAACCAGTGGCTGTGTGGGCGAGGGCACCGGCTGGCACCCCCATTACCTGTGGGTGACGGAAGCGCAGGTACCGGTGGCGGCGGCGCCCTTATTTATCAAAACCGATTCCTGGGGCGAGTACGTGTTTGACTGGGCCTGGGCCGATGCCTTCCGGCGTGCCGGCCGGGCCTATTACCCCAAGTGGGTGTGTGCCATTCCGTTTACCCCGGCCAGCGGCCCGCGCCTGTTGGGCACACTGACCGCCGGGCATTGGCCGGCCCTGCAGCAGCAACTGGAACAACAGGCCCACAACAACGCTATTAGTAGCCTGCACTGGCTGCTGTCCGGGCCGGATGAATCTGCGCAACTGGCGCCCCGATGGCGCCAACGGCAGGGCACTCAGTTCCACTGGTTCAATCATGGCTTCAAGGATTTTGCTGGTTTCTTAGCAACCTTTAACGCCCGCAAACGCAAGAGTCTGCTGCGCGAAAGGCGCAAGGTAGCTGAAGCCGGTATAACCCTCACGCGTAAAACCGGCGCAGACATTACCGCCGCGGATTGGGAACATTTTTACGCCTGTTATCGCCATACCTACGCCAAGCGCTCAGGTCACGCGGGTTACCTGAACCGCGCTTTTTTCCAGACCCTGAGCCAATCCCTGGCGCACCAGGTCATGCTGGTACAGGCCGAGCGCGAGGGCCAACTGATCGCCAGCGCGCTGAATTTTTTCGACGCGCACACACTCTATGGGCGCTATTGGGGCTGTCTGGAAGAGTGGGACTGCCTGCATTTCGAAGCCTGTTACTACCAGGGTATCGAGTTCGCTATCGAGCAAAAGCTGACGCGGTTTGATCCTGGCGCCCAGGGCGAGCACAAGATCCAACGCGGGTTTACCCCGGTACCGGTGGTTTCAAACCATTGGATCAAAGACGCCGACGCACGCGCGGCCATCGACCAGTTTATCGAGACCGAACGACGACACAATGAGGCTTACCTGAAAGCCGCCGCCGATCTGTTACCCTTCAGACAGTAG
- the phoR gene encoding phosphate regulon sensor histidine kinase PhoR — protein sequence MLRGFHAELKRVALFTVLCVTFGLINGYVMPTLILGGSLYMFWMLWQIRQLDEWLNQRRKSTPPEASGIWSDIFESIYRLQKRQERESERVRQVLNRVQETTGALPDGVMLLDSRGNIDWWNPAAERLFHFETHDQGQPLVNYVRSPRFVAYMEKQDFREPLDLAAGPGKDQRLQFQITRFGQNEKLVIARDITHLHKLSQMRKDFVANVSHELRTPLTVLKGYLETLTDLGNAPANWEKPLAQMQQQCTRMHMLVNDLIALSVLETEVNPERHQPLALKGLLERIMDEANALSANRHTLTLECEDNIALRGVEKELQSAFGNLVTNAIKYTPAGSRITLRAKTGPYGLIVEVEDNGPGIEPRHLPRLTERFYRVDDSRNSATGGTGLGLAIVKHALQRHDARLEISSQVGKGSRFSCHFPKQRLAQTTTDAV from the coding sequence GTGCTACGTGGCTTTCACGCTGAATTAAAGCGCGTTGCGCTGTTTACTGTCCTGTGTGTGACCTTCGGTCTGATCAACGGCTATGTTATGCCCACGTTGATCCTCGGCGGCTCCCTGTACATGTTCTGGATGCTTTGGCAGATCCGCCAACTGGATGAATGGCTCAACCAACGGCGTAAATCCACGCCTCCGGAAGCCAGCGGCATCTGGTCCGATATTTTCGAGAGCATCTATCGACTGCAAAAGCGCCAGGAGCGCGAATCCGAGCGTGTGCGCCAGGTGCTCAACCGGGTACAGGAGACCACCGGCGCGCTGCCCGACGGCGTCATGCTGCTGGACAGTCGCGGCAACATCGACTGGTGGAATCCCGCTGCCGAACGGCTGTTTCATTTTGAAACCCACGACCAGGGCCAACCACTGGTTAACTACGTGCGCAGCCCGCGCTTCGTGGCCTACATGGAAAAACAGGATTTCCGCGAGCCACTGGATCTGGCTGCGGGCCCGGGAAAAGACCAGCGCCTGCAATTTCAGATCACCCGCTTCGGCCAAAACGAGAAGCTGGTTATTGCGCGCGATATCACCCATTTGCACAAACTCAGCCAGATGCGCAAAGATTTCGTCGCCAACGTGTCACACGAATTGCGCACCCCACTGACGGTACTCAAAGGCTACCTGGAAACCCTCACCGACCTCGGCAACGCGCCCGCCAATTGGGAAAAGCCGTTGGCTCAGATGCAGCAGCAATGCACCCGCATGCACATGTTGGTGAACGATCTGATCGCCTTGTCGGTACTGGAAACCGAGGTCAATCCCGAACGCCACCAGCCGCTGGCACTCAAGGGATTGCTGGAGCGGATCATGGATGAGGCCAACGCCTTATCTGCTAACAGACACACGTTAACGCTGGAATGCGAAGATAACATCGCGCTGCGCGGCGTGGAAAAAGAACTGCAAAGCGCTTTCGGCAATCTGGTCACCAACGCCATCAAGTACACACCAGCGGGTAGCCGGATTACCTTGCGTGCGAAAACCGGACCCTATGGTCTGATAGTCGAGGTCGAGGACAATGGCCCGGGGATAGAGCCGCGACATTTGCCGCGCCTGACCGAACGCTTTTACCGGGTGGACGATTCCCGGAATTCCGCCACCGGCGGTACTGGCCTTGGCCTTGCCATCGTCAAGCATGCGCTGCAGCGCCACGATGCCCGGCTTGAGATCAGCTCGCAGGTGGGCAAAGGCAGCCGCTTCAGCTGCCATTTTCCCAAGCAACGACTGGCACAAACCACGACCGACGCCGTATAA
- the phoB gene encoding phosphate regulon transcriptional regulator PhoB, which produces MSTKTILIIDDEAAIRDMLRIALEMADYRCLEASNAQDGHSLIIDEKPDLVLMDWMMPGTSGMELTRRLKRDDVTAKIPIIMLTAKGEEDNKIQGLETGADDYITKPFSPRELIARLKAVLRRIEPNEPDEPILVDQLCLDPISQRVTIAEEPVDMGPTEYRLLSFFLTHQERVYNRGQLLDHIWGGNVYIDERTVDVHIRRLRKALAPLEHDRFVQTVRGSGYRFSTKVAGRQ; this is translated from the coding sequence ATGAGCACGAAGACAATTCTGATCATTGATGATGAAGCCGCTATCCGCGATATGCTCCGGATTGCCCTGGAAATGGCGGATTACCGTTGCCTGGAGGCCAGCAACGCGCAGGATGGCCACAGCCTGATTATCGACGAAAAACCCGACCTGGTCCTGATGGATTGGATGATGCCCGGCACCTCCGGTATGGAACTGACCCGTCGGCTCAAACGCGACGATGTCACCGCCAAAATCCCGATTATCATGCTCACCGCCAAAGGCGAAGAAGACAATAAAATTCAGGGCCTGGAAACCGGTGCGGACGATTACATCACCAAACCCTTTTCGCCGCGCGAGTTAATTGCCCGGCTGAAAGCGGTATTGCGCCGGATTGAACCCAATGAACCCGACGAGCCCATTCTGGTCGATCAACTGTGCCTCGACCCCATCAGCCAACGCGTCACCATCGCGGAAGAGCCTGTGGACATGGGACCGACCGAATACCGGTTGCTGAGTTTTTTTCTCACCCATCAGGAACGCGTGTACAATCGCGGCCAGTTACTGGACCACATCTGGGGCGGGAACGTGTACATTGATGAACGCACTGTCGACGTGCACATCCGGCGTCTGCGTAAAGCCCTGGCACCGCTCGAGCACGACCGCTTCGTACAAACAGTGCGCGGTTCGGGCTACCGGTTTTCCACCAAAGTCGCCGGCAGGCAGTGA
- the ubiA gene encoding 4-hydroxybenzoate octaprenyltransferase, with product MANAQQPNYLVAWWRLMRFDKPIGTLLLLWPTLWALWLAAGGVPDTKNLAIFIAGVVVMRAAGCVINDYADRHIDGHVSRTKARPIAAGHISPQAALFGFACLLLLALALVLQTNRFTLFLSFGAVALASLYPFMKRHTHLPQVVLGAAFAWSIPMAFAAVTGELDRGIWLVYTGVVLWTVAYDTYYAMVDRRDDLRIGVKSTAILFGENDLTIIFCLQVMALGALAMAGSHFERGLWYYAGLLAAGFLFIWQQWVARKRDGAGSFTAFLNNNWVGLVIFAGIALDYQQAGAA from the coding sequence ATGGCCAACGCGCAGCAGCCCAATTATCTGGTGGCCTGGTGGCGCCTGATGCGCTTCGACAAACCCATCGGCACCTTGTTGCTGCTCTGGCCAACGCTATGGGCCTTGTGGCTTGCCGCCGGTGGCGTGCCCGACACCAAAAACCTCGCCATTTTTATTGCAGGCGTTGTGGTCATGCGGGCTGCCGGGTGCGTGATCAATGACTACGCCGACCGGCACATCGATGGCCATGTCAGCCGCACCAAAGCGCGTCCCATTGCCGCCGGCCACATCAGCCCACAGGCAGCGCTGTTCGGCTTTGCCTGCCTGCTCCTGCTGGCCCTCGCGCTGGTACTGCAGACCAATCGTTTTACCCTGTTTTTGTCCTTTGGTGCGGTGGCGCTGGCGAGCCTGTATCCGTTTATGAAACGCCACACCCATTTGCCCCAGGTCGTGCTGGGCGCCGCCTTCGCCTGGAGCATCCCCATGGCGTTTGCGGCAGTAACCGGTGAACTGGATCGGGGCATATGGCTGGTGTATACCGGGGTCGTACTCTGGACCGTGGCGTATGACACTTACTACGCCATGGTGGACCGGCGCGACGATCTCAGAATCGGGGTTAAATCCACGGCTATTTTGTTTGGCGAAAATGATCTCACGATTATTTTTTGCCTGCAGGTAATGGCTCTGGGCGCCCTGGCTATGGCGGGCAGTCATTTTGAGCGGGGCTTGTGGTACTACGCCGGCCTGTTGGCCGCCGGTTTTCTGTTTATCTGGCAGCAGTGGGTGGCACGCAAACGCGATGGCGCCGGCAGCTTTACGGCATTCCTGAATAACAACTGGGTAGGGCTGGTCATCTTTGCCGGTATTGCGCTCGATTATCAGCAGGCGGGCGCGGCGTAA
- a CDS encoding chorismate--pyruvate lyase family protein, translating into MPTPTSPREPFWHPASHLAWQLPRALSPWLTDQGSLTARLISHSDDQFAVKLLRQGWARTHTSELRLLGVNAKHKMLVREVVLQGRGESWVFARSLIPYSSLNGKLKALRNLDNRPLGALLFQDPDMTREPIEIAAISAHNQYVDGDYLNNEDGQVWGRRSLFRLQGNPLLVSEVFLPAFVASL; encoded by the coding sequence TTGCCCACCCCGACATCGCCCCGCGAACCTTTCTGGCACCCGGCATCACATCTGGCCTGGCAACTCCCGCGCGCGCTCAGCCCCTGGTTAACGGACCAGGGCTCTCTGACCGCAAGGTTAATCAGCCACAGCGACGATCAGTTCGCCGTTAAATTACTGCGTCAGGGTTGGGCCAGGACCCATACCAGTGAGTTGCGTTTACTGGGTGTGAACGCCAAGCACAAAATGCTGGTGCGCGAGGTGGTGCTGCAGGGACGCGGTGAAAGCTGGGTTTTTGCCCGCAGCCTGATACCCTACAGCAGCCTGAACGGCAAACTCAAAGCCCTGCGCAATCTGGATAACCGACCGCTCGGCGCACTGTTGTTCCAGGACCCGGATATGACCCGCGAGCCCATCGAAATTGCCGCCATCAGCGCCCACAATCAATATGTGGACGGGGACTATCTGAATAATGAGGATGGCCAGGTATGGGGGCGCCGTTCGCTGTTCCGATTGCAGGGCAATCCCTTATTAGTCAGTGAAGTTTTTTTGCCGGCGTTTGTCGCCAGCCTGTGA